The sequence ttaaatatatttttaaaatatatatatttaaaaatacatatatttttaaacttcagttgTATCATATTCCTAAAAGCCTGTGAAATTTCAGGTAGTTTTTCTGAAATGCAGTAAAAATTGTTACCTAGTATCCCAAAACTGTACCACTAcctcagtttctgtttcttttcaatcTAACCTacttctcattttgtcccagTCTCATCACATTCTCACATTCCCATACAGTAATGACTGGTATATGCTGACTTAAGCCCTAAAATCCCTTCCCTATTCACTATGAATATCATGGTTTCTCCCCCCCAAATAAGAACCACCTGTGCTATTGCAGTCTCCTTTTTTTCTAGTGTGGTGCATTTCTTAGGTGTAATGACTTATTTGGAGATTCGGTTTCgcacaaaaggaaaattaaatccatttatatttacctTCTTGGGGGTCTGATGTATTTGGAAAGATTTTTGAATTATTGGTGAATTTCAAGGTGGGATATAAAGTTGTTTCTTGATAGGCAGTAAACCCTGCCAAGCTATCTCCAGTCATGGTAGGCCATCCATCTGTTTCCATTATCATGGGGGTCACAGATACAGTGTTTGATCCTGAAGGGAGGTTGCTAACTGTAATGGAACTGTTGTCAGGAGCTTTCATGGTATCATTGACCGAAGACCGAGTGAAGTTTTCGGAAGATACAATAGCTGTAGTATTGGGAGGTGCTGAGACTGGCAGAGGATTTTCATCTGTTACGGATGAGTTCCAAGGCAATTTAGAAACAAAGCTGTGGATCAAGGGAGGGCTTGGGGAAAGTGTGGGCATGAGTTTGAGACTGGAAGAGTTGTCTGTTGACAAGTTATGGTAGAAATCTGTTCCATGGGTTTTATTTGATGGATCCCCAAAAGAGAAATTACTTGCCTTGGGATGGGaggtttctctattttctttatctgaggtTGAATTTGCTTCACTTTCCAAAGGAATAGATtgattttcccttgtttttaagTCTTCTGCAAtgttttctgttgtgtttctttCTCGACCTCCTTCTCCATGGCTTCCAAATAGTAGTAAactaaacaaaattgaaatcaacagaattttGGCTGAAGTCAACATTGTAATCTTCTTTGGTATTGGTGTTAATAATgagaatctgaaagaaaataatgaccatttgaattattaaatgaagtattgaggttttttttaaatggatctacatttttaaagtgattaaaaaatcCAGAGACATAATGCTGACATGATAGTACCATACTCTTTattccaaaagtttgttttctttggattttattAAAACTAGAGTCACTGAGTTCTATTTCACTGAGTTCTGTTTTctatatagtatttttctttcttcctctaggGAATGCCATGCAAAATCTTTGTCAAGCCAGACActactatttcattatttcaaagaCCATTTAGCTTGGGACAAgttgaaatacacacacacacacacacacacacacacacacacgcacacacacacgtattgtACAATATATGGACTactaagtaattttaaaaaaataatgtaatataggGCTGCTTTCTTCAACCTATTTAAGAAAACATGTTctttataaagatgtaatttggagtatttattatgaaaatgatgTTATTGATTATACAGTAAACATACCACTTTAAAGTGAGTCAGTCAGGAACCccacttgaaaacattttattagttCCTAATTTGAGTTACTTGAATTAGATGTTAACATCACTTTTTTCACAGCATGTTTACTTCATGTTACCCTTTTTCCTATTAATCCCAAATAACAGAAAGTCAGAAAtacttttaggggcttccctggtggcgcagtggttgagggtcctcctgccgatgcaggggatacgggttcgtgccccggtccgggaagatcccacatgtcgcggagcggctgggcccgtgagccatggccgctgagcctgcgcgtccggagcctgtgctccgcaacaggagaggccacaacagtgagaggcccgcgtaccgcaaaaaaaaaaaaaaaaaaaagaaatacttttagaATTGGGGGTTCTTTCATTGCATTCCCTATTGTATAAATGAAGAATCtggttgtgagtgtgtgtggaaaaaaaGTACCTAACTAGATTGTGGCAGAGTTGAAATTTGAAACCATGGTTCTGATCCAATCTGGACACATCATTCTGCTTCTTAAGTGTGGAAGCGCCACAATTCATAGATAGCTGGATATGGGGGAAAggttttgaaattatatttatattgtaatTCTGGTTTCTATCATGAATAACATGTGAAAAATAATCATCATATCAAGCAGTTGCTTTATCAATATCATAATCATACTGACTTCACAGTGTTCTGCAGactaaatgaaatgatttatGTAGAAGTACTCTAAACAATATCTGGCCTAAAGTAAGCAGTTAGTAAATGTTAACTTCCatttcttattattaaaatatgataatatttctataaatatcttACAGTTTATAATATCATCTCATTTGAGTCTCACAATGATCCATTGAGATGAAAAGAGTAGCtcacattatccccattttgcagatgaagaaaccgaggttCAGAGTGGCCAGTAATGGAAGCTAGAAGAAGCAGCACTGAAAGCCAAGTCTACTGACTCCAACCTAATTAGGTGCtaaaatttaaagtgtttttaatagaaaaaggtaaaaaaatgttAGACTATTCCTCTTCAATAAAGTCTGAGAACTGATTTTATGTTCTTTGAATTGGACCTTAGAGCTTATTTTTCACTAAAAGCCTCCAGGATGACTgagataagaaaaggaaggaggtgcAACTGCTATTATTTATGTCCAACATTAATTGCCATTTCTTAAAAGCTCCCCCagaaatttttacaaatattttcaacctTGATGATTTTTCACTAGGGTCTGAGGAGCCTCTAAATTACTCCCTCCGATTATCGTGTAGTTTTAAGTACCCCTCTCCTTGCTTAATGATTACTTACACAGTGGTACAACTTAGATGTACCTATAATACATCctgatataatatttttttctccaaagactTTTAGCAAGCAGTCTATACCTGTGGATTTCtaaggtttaaaaaatacagtaatttcCATGCCCTGTGCTTATCACTTAAGAAAGTTCTACTTAAAAAGCAAGCAGGCAGACATACAAGGGCATTATTTATGTGTCTCCAACCTAAACATCCACCAGTAACAGGTTGGATaataaattgtttaatatttgcacatgaaaaaTAAACGAGATGCACAGATGAGTTGCATACGGTAACATGAGTGATTA is a genomic window of Physeter macrocephalus isolate SW-GA chromosome 16, ASM283717v5, whole genome shotgun sequence containing:
- the MUC15 gene encoding LOW QUALITY PROTEIN: mucin-15 (The sequence of the model RefSeq protein was modified relative to this genomic sequence to represent the inferred CDS: inserted 2 bases in 1 codon), translating into MLTSAKILLISILFSLLLFGSHGEGGRERNTTENIAEDLKTRENQSIPLESEANSTSDKENRETSHPKASNFSFGDPSNKTHGTDFYHNLSTDNSSSLKLMPTLSPSPPLIHSFVSKLPWNSSVTDENPLPVSAPPNTTAIVSSENFTRSSVNDTMKAPDNSSITVSNLPSGSNTVSVTPMIMETDGWPTMTGDSLAGFTAYQETTLYPTLKFTNNSKIFPNTSDPQEENRNTGVVFGAILGAILGASLLSLVGYLLCGKRKTDSFSHRRLYDDRNEPDIPGIRTYLHHYLAGGKLSFKRRAKCYKLHKNFSNLLLFLLAPRHQLELLIFLFQIASYFXPFSPSSLFFSLPSSLVLSLFLPCFFSFYGSFYFSEFRKNSPRAMFS